A portion of the Polaribacter cellanae genome contains these proteins:
- a CDS encoding cysteine desulfurase family protein, producing the protein MKTVYLDNAATTPIAKEVIEIMRISMAENFGNPSSTHQFGRKAKSAVETARKNIAKHFNATASEIIFTSSGTEADNLILQNAVLNLGVTRIITSKIEHHAVLHTCEYLQKTHTISLEFVNIDEFGTIDLTDLEHILKSSKEKTLVSLMLINNEIGNMLPVEEVGYLCKKNNALFHTDAVQAVGHYNLDLQKQNLDFLVASAHKFHGPKGVGFAFFRKGFGVLPMLHGGGQERGARSSTENVHAILGMEKALDISISNLNKDKNYIESLKVYFISELKKVSENIHFNGLSSDLDKSSYTILNVRFPIKNEMLLFSLDLAGIAVSGGSACQSGSNKGSHVLSEILFNGEENKTSIRFSFSKFTTKEDLDFTISKIKELV; encoded by the coding sequence ATGAAAACAGTCTATTTAGACAATGCAGCAACAACACCCATAGCTAAAGAAGTTATAGAAATAATGCGAATTTCTATGGCAGAAAATTTTGGAAATCCTTCTTCTACACATCAATTTGGTAGAAAAGCAAAATCTGCAGTAGAAACTGCACGCAAAAATATCGCAAAACATTTTAATGCAACTGCCAGCGAAATTATTTTTACTTCCAGTGGAACAGAAGCCGATAATTTAATTTTACAAAATGCAGTTTTAAATTTAGGAGTTACTCGAATAATAACTTCAAAAATTGAGCACCATGCAGTTTTACATACCTGCGAATATTTACAAAAAACACATACTATTTCTTTAGAATTTGTAAATATTGATGAATTTGGAACCATCGATTTAACAGATTTAGAGCATATTTTAAAATCATCGAAAGAAAAAACGTTGGTTAGTTTAATGCTTATAAATAACGAGATTGGCAATATGCTTCCAGTGGAAGAAGTTGGCTATTTATGTAAAAAGAACAATGCATTGTTTCATACAGATGCTGTGCAAGCAGTTGGTCACTATAATTTAGATTTACAAAAACAAAACCTAGACTTTTTAGTTGCAAGCGCACATAAATTCCATGGGCCAAAAGGTGTAGGTTTTGCATTTTTTAGAAAAGGGTTTGGTGTTTTGCCAATGCTTCATGGAGGAGGTCAAGAAAGAGGTGCAAGATCGAGTACAGAAAATGTACACGCTATTTTAGGGATGGAAAAAGCGTTAGATATTTCGATTTCTAATTTAAATAAAGATAAAAACTATATAGAAAGTTTAAAGGTTTATTTTATTTCTGAACTTAAAAAAGTATCAGAAAATATTCACTTTAATGGGCTTTCTTCAGATTTAGATAAAAGTAGTTACACCATTTTAAATGTTCGTTTTCCAATAAAAAACGAGATGTTATTGTTCAGTTTAGATTTGGCTGGAATTGCAGTTTCTGGAGGAAGCGCTTGCCAGAGTGGAAGTAACAAGGGGTCGCATGTTTTATCGGAAATACTTTTTAATGGAGAGGAAAATAAAACCTCTATTCGTTTTTCGTTTTCTAAATTTACCACCAAAGAAGATTTAGATTTTACAATCTCTAAAATTAAGGAGCTGGTTTAG